The Fusarium falciforme chromosome 4, complete sequence genomic interval TCGTGCTGGTCACCAAGAATGCTAGAGGGAGTCGTCAGCGTCTGTGTCTCTTTGTTCAGGTGTCTCAAGTTTCGTACCAGACAGCCATGTTGGGGCGGGGGATGGAAGGCAGCTTGATGGTGCCAGAGAAACGCTTGTCACGCTGGGGGTCATAGTTCTTCAGGCCGATCTGGAGCTCGACGGTCTCGAGGAAgttgcgcttcttggtctcGTTGGAGTACTCCAAGAGCTCGGAGACTTGCGTCCGGACATTAGCTGCGTGGTGGTGAGCACATGGTCGACAAGTAGCAGAGGATGGCGCTAGATGGCGCTCGGGATGCCGTACCGACTGTGATCTTCGACATTTTGACAGTCTCCCAATAGATGGCTTTTACAATCTAATGGTGGTCAGGGCGAGTCGTGGTTGAGGGGATCTAAGAAATCTTTTGGGGCGGGTGAGATTTTGAGAAATCGAAAATGCGCTTGTGGGACTTTGGTGGGGTCTTGAAGGGCAAAATTTCCTCACGGGACCTGGCACGTGATGTGGGTCAATCGCTCTTGGCCGCATGAGTCGCAAAAGCCTATCGGCGAGAGAGTCAACTTTTGCGGCGACGGCTTCAGGAGAATTTGGGGCATTGAGCTGGTATCTTGAGTGAGTCATCTCTGTCTTGAAACGAGAAGCAGAGGTCACGAGACTCGCGCCATCTTCCCGCCGCTGAATTCATCGCCAGGATGAAGGATACGGCGCAGCAAGTTGACGACTTAATCGCCAACTCCAACCATATCTCAAAATGGGTCGAGGAGCAGCCAAGTGAGAGCCAGGCAAGGTGCGCAATTCTTCCAAGAtgactcttttttttatGTATGTATCCTAAGAAGACATTTTCTGTAGTTGGGCCCGGTCAATCTTTGCGAGGCTTCTTGAGGGCGCCTCACAACCCAGGGGTGCTTCGGGCAACTCGTGCGTAAAACTCTGCGGCTTCGTGGAGCAGTCGTCAAAGTCACGGTCCCAGGATCTCCGGCTCTGGGCCTTTTCCAGAGATGTCACCATCAGGCTGTTTGATTTCTATGTCGAGTGGAATGAGTCGGACAACCACCGTTCGATGAAGCTCGTTCTCGACCTGATTCCCCAGCTCATCAGGAGAAACCCAGCCGAGGAAGCAGGTCAGGCAACAAAGTCAGCTATTCTTGACAATCTTGTGTCGATTGTCACGGGTAAGTCGACAAAGCCTCTCGCCAAGTCTACTATCAAAGCCCTGGATCACCTCGTAACCAAGAACATTGTCACCCTGGAAGAGATTCGATCCAGCTATGTTACCCTCCAGCAAAAGGATACCTCCGTCAAGACATCCGAAGTATGGAAATCGTTCATCTTTGAGTTGTTTCACTGGATGACACTTCACTTTGTGTGTCCAACAGCTGGGAGATTCATCGTCTGCATTTACCGTGGCTTGAGACGACGAGACCAAGAGACACCAGTCGAATTGACCGTCGAGACGTGGCACAAATGGCTTCTGGAGGCTGTGAATGAGGAGCCTTCGATCCTAGAGTCTATCAAGAATTACATCTTCCTACCCCTGTTCAAGGctgacaaggccgaggcctTGGACTTCTTGAAGAGAATGAATGAGCACGAGGCAGTTTCTGCCGGTGCCGAGATAGACCTGAATCTCCCAGCCCTTCTCCAATTGGCGGCTCTGGAGATCGGAAAGAAGGTCGGCTTGGTGGAGGAGCCTGGTAAGTTGGCACGCCCCTTATCTTGATACTTGCTAACAGTAGCAGCACTGGGCAATGACAAGACGAGCGATGGCGAGTCATCAATCGTGCTCCATGAAAAGGTTCTGGAGAGTGTGTTGGCCCATCCTTCACATGAAGTTCGATCTCTTGCCCTCTCCCTGCTCGTCAGTTCTCCgtcgacgacaaggccatATTCGTCCACCGCCTTGGACTTGCTACGCAAGCACTTGGCAACTTATTTCGCAGACTCAGACGCAAAGTTCCGAAACGAGGTGGCTGGCAAGGTGCGAGATATGTTCAAGAGAGTACGAGGCGCCATCTTTGTGCTCAAGAAGAGCATACCAAGAGCAGCCGCTCGAGACCAAAAGGGGCAGTCCGGACAGACAGTGTCAAAGCCCATTCTCTACCGAACCAACCTAATCTCACTACCGGAAGCCCAGCTGGTTGATTGCTTGGACTATCATCAAAAGTTCTTGTTCTGGTACATCAGCTTCTTGTGCAGCGAGTTGACGCCAACGGCCTCTTATCAACGACATGCCGCTTCACTAAAAGCGGTGACATTTATCCTCCGAATGGAGGGCGAAGCGACAAAAACATGGGAAACTGTTGATGACCAGGAGCTTTTCTTTGATCTGTTCAACGGTCGTTGGCTTCGTGCCCTTTCTGATCTGGTCATGGATCCCTTTGACGACATTCGAGATCACTCGGCCACAGTTCTCAAGAGAATATTCTCTGATGAGCGGTACAGAAACTTCCACCTTATGGCTACAGGAGGCAAGGTGAATCCTGCAGAGGAGCTTGCAGAACTTCTCAGAAGGTCTGATGAGCTCGCACGCCGGACTGCGAGAGCAGATCACTCAGATGGTGTTGCTAGGGTTTGCCAGTTGCTCTACCGGTTCTCTCAGGACGAGCAGCAGCGACTTGATCTTCTTTCGAAGCTTGTTGGCGGCGTTCAAGAGAAGTTGACAGTGGCGGAGAAGGACCTTGGCCGGGCAGTTCTGGACGCTCCTCTCCACGGTGACTTTGCTTCTCTCTGCTACACGTGGCAGGTGGTCTCTGAGCTCCAATTCTCCGAGACCGAGCTACAGGCTGTTCGAAGTCTGCAGGATTCGCTCGTGGCTTGCTGCGAGCGAGTCTGGGCGGCTGTCCGGGATATTCTCTGCGATGACTCCCCAGAGGGTCACCTCCCGcaagagcttgaggaggttgacggcCTTGACACGAAGGACGTCCTGAGCTACAGTTTCCGATCAGTTCATGAATCAAGGTATGTTGTTGAGCCTTCACGTCTCGGTCATTTAGGCTAACACAGAGACAGCAACCTGTTACGAACCCTGATCCTCCCTATCAAACAACGGTCCCGTGAGGGCAAGATCTTTCCATCGAGGGAGGTCTACGAAAGGATAGGAAATCTGACATTTACCCAACTGGCTAGCCTTAGACACCGTGGTGCTTTCGCTACCGtcgccttgaccttctcaaCCTGCTGCCAACTGGTCAAGCATCTTGACCAGGGAGAGGCCGGCGCCGAAGGCCCAGATCTGCTAGAAACATGGTACAATGTAAGTCGACACCTCCTTTCCAGCTTATCTCATTGCAGTTCCTGCAAAGGGGCACTGACCACTTCGTTTGGTGAATCCGACTCTGTTCAGGGGCTAACCCCTGTTTAGGGCACTCTGGATGCCATCTACGCCCAGGTATCAACAACTCGACGATCTGCTGGAATCCCCTCCATGATGACGGGCGTGCTCTCTGCCAATGCGGCCAGCCCCTCGTTCGAGCAGGTCATGGCCAAGCTGATGGAGATTGCCAGCCAGGAGGCCCGCGCCGCCGAGACGGACGGCTCCAACCTGCCCCAGGTGCACGCCTATAACTGCCTGAAGGAGATCTTCAAGAGCTCTTACCTGACGGCCATGGGAAATAAGTCCGAGAAGTTCCTGACGCAGTGTCTCGAGCTGGCGGCGAATGGACTCAAATCGGAGCTATGGGCGATCCGCAACTGTGgactcatcctcctccgcaGTCTCATTGACTGTCTGTTTGGATCCCACCAGAGCAAGGCTACGATGGAGGCTGGCTGGGATGGCAAAGCCAACCGTATCTCATATCATCGCTACCCCTCCCTGCCAAAGGTTCTCCTGAACCTTCTCAAGTCGGGCCACCAGATGATGGCGGCTACGGCCACAAGCTCAGCGGCAGCCGAGTCTGTCTTCCCAGCTCTCGACATCATCCGGAGAGCTGGACCTCCTGAGCTTCTCCGTGAAGAGCTTCAGGTGCACATCGCCAAGTATCTAGCCAGCCCAGTCTGGCATGTGCGGGAGATCGCAGCCCGAACCCTTTGCTCGTGCCTCTTGCACGATCTCTGGCTGGACGCTATCATCAGTCTGGCGGCAGAGTCTGTTCGTTCACCGATCGGCAACGTTCAGAACCATGTTCACGGCGTCCTCTTGTCCTTGAAGTACATTATTGACAGGCTTAGCGAGGTCATGCCAGATCAGCTACAGCGTAAGATATACATTTCTGGCGGACGAGACCAACTACTTACACACTTTACAGACGATACCCCAAAGCTTTCAGGTTTCCTCATAGAATACTGGCGTGAGATCCAGTCCCTCGACTCCCCAGAAATCGCTGCAGCCTATCTCGAGGTTGTGAACCTAGTGCGGGTCCTCCCCAGACCAAAGGGCGTCGCCCCCCTTGGATTCGAGTTTCCAGAGGATAATGTTCGGGAGAGTGCCCTTCTCAGGGCTCAACGCGTCATTCACGAGGTGCACTCCATCTCCGAGTCCAACGATCCGGTTGAGACCCTCAACACCCTCTTGCTGAGCAGGACCCTGGGCGTCAACACGATAGTCGCTGGCCTTGAGACGATCCCCAAGTTATGGGGTGCCTCAAAGCTGTCAGAGAGCAAAGTGAACGAGTTCTGCAATCTCTATCGAAACGTGTGTCTTAAGATCGGACCTGCAGAGCCTAGAGTCATTGCCCTGCAGAATCTGACAGACATCTTGGATCAGCTactcaagaccaacaacgTTGGAGCTGTCTCGCCGACTCTACTCTCCCAGATTTGGAGCAGTTTGCCATTGAGCTTATTGAACCCAGCCCTCGCAAACGCCGTGATAAGAGTAAGCGGCTGCATCTCGGCCATTCTGAGAAAGTCACAGGCTATATCTGCGGCTGGTGTCCAGAACTGGGGACACATGATGGCCGAtgctggcctcgacgacAAGGTTTGTAAGACTCACTCTCCGTATATTCAAGTGCTGACACTTTAAACAAGGACTTTGATACTCGTCTGGCCGCTGCAGAATCTCTGTGCTCATTCTTCATCGGTATTGAGGATGAGCAAGACTGGGCACGCGAGGAACACCTCCCAGCACTTCTTGCCCTGTACGACTCActcaacgacgacgatgacgatgtgcGGGACGTTGGCTCTGCTGCCGTGAAGAGTATCCTCGGCCAGGCCCTCGTCCCCATCGAAGCCGCCAATCGCCTCCTCTCGTGGCTATCGCAGCGTTTCGGCCATGACTCAACTTTCCGGCAAGTTGCTGTCCGTCGAATCATGGGAGACGCCCGATTCCCAACCCCGGAGAGTCACACGGCGTCTGTGAGCGACCAGCTGCAGAACGCCATGAAGTTTGATGACTCGCTCTTCGTCATCGAGGAGCAGAACCTTTTCGTTGACGAAGTCAGGGAGACACAACGTTGGGTTTCCATCTACGAGAGCTTGAGCTGGGAGGCCAAGGATCCCGCTCTTGAAGCGTTGGCCGTGTGGTCAAATGCTGGCATCGACGAGATGCGTCGTCTCGTAGGTGAGGAGGACGGTCCTCTCGGATACGGTTCCAAGCCAGAAGTCTTTGCAATCCTCTCCCGCGTCGTCTATGCCTCGGCCGCCCTGGTGAAGGAGAGGCATCACCCTGACGGTAGATTGCTTGAGGGCGTCGACAAGTTTGGCAGCGCTCTACGAGAAGGACAGGGGCACATGTCGGGTCTTTTACTACAACCCCTGGAAAAGACTATAGACATTTGAAGCAATAGAAGCAGtaaaagaacaagaaagaaaaTAGAACAAGTCGTGAATTCATGTTATCTTGCTTCACAATGATCCCGCCTATCCACAACGCCTCGCAGTAAACCCATCTGATCGTTACGCTATAGTGTACATTCAAGTATTGCCTCGTCTTTCTCCGACTCCTTCTAAGATGTCTCGATGCCCGTTCCGGCTCTCTTGAGACTCTTGAGCGACGCCGTAGAGTCGGACCTGTCCACCAGCCCCATCTTACCCAGCTTGCGGACCAGCATTGTGTTCTGGGCTTGGAGTTCGCCGACCTGACCCTCGAGGATCTCGATCTGACGACGAGCAAGATCTCGTTCGGCACGGACTCGCTCCAGCTCGAGGGAGAGGttgttcttctcctcacGCTCCAGAGCCTTGCGTCGGCGTTCCTCAGCTTTGCGTTGCTCCGCCTCAcgcttctcctcgagcttcttgatctcgcgACGATACTTCTCCTCTTGCTTAGCTACCTCCTTTTCATGCTTCTCTCGCATCTTGGCCAGCGTGGCGGcgtccttctctttctcgcCTTGGAGCTTGCTCTGTCGGCGCTCGTGAAGACGGGCAACCTTCTCGTCTAGCTTCTTCCTCCGCTGCTCAAGCTTCTTAAGCTCCTTGTCGCCCTGTGTCTGTGGTGGGTTCGAACGGGATGTCTCGGATTGCGACTCGGTGATGCTATCAGGGGACTTGTTCTCTGCAGTTACACTCCTCTCTAGGGCGGATGCAAAGCTTCGAATGGACGAAGTGTCACTTTCATCGTCGCGATGCTCTTCCTCGATCCGATGAGCTTCATAGGTGCTTTCATCAGTGGAGGCCATATCCGATCCGGTTCCCCATGTCTTGAGCAGTCCAGTAGGGAGGTATGAGCTCGCAGCGCCGATAGCGCCAGCTAACATGCCGTAGAGTCCGTTACTACTCGGCATCATGTCATCTTGGCTCGGGTGCTCATCAACAGGGTCAACATTGGCCGTAGGAATGTTTGGAATAGTTGCTGACTTTTCCTTGTCCAACACAGGCAGCTCAGTCTCTTGTGGTTCGACAACCGCGTTGGGATCTGGAAAGCCTTGCATCGCCTTGGCCGTCACCCACTTAAGGAACTTGCCAGCATCACCGACGATGCCGGGCGGCGTTCCCTTCTCGATGAGGAAACGTGGTACGCTGCCACCGGGATCGCTTCGAGTCACCATGAGCCATTCAACAGCTGTAGGGAAGTCGTCGATAGGTGCTGAACCATGGCCTTCGCTGCCAGGCTTTGGGCTCGGCCTCCTGGGCTCGTCTCGATTCAATAGGTCTGCTGACGACAAAGATCTCCTGGAAGTAAAGTTGTCAATGGGAACCTCGCGGATAACTTCGACCGATTCGTAGTAGCCACGG includes:
- a CDS encoding DUF3074 domain-containing protein, whose translation is MASHHEPLAAMGPVDWDQVPQDDLKDFLADIFSETQTVIESIPAPATRAAPSGGGRARSKTESAASGPDIQRALSQRQKASAISQAQDLRKEWKEVKVNAKENPLGISVYKLAAKDGRGAWFARRSVHEGLSFDDWKTGLSVEFAETMKIQGSPGSGNIRGIGADKRVEDKNIDDAGRLQVFQLSAQFPGPTAPRDFVTLLLTSETSVKPADGSRPLRQFMIVSKPCDHPESPPRQGIIRGYYESVEVIREVPIDNFTSRRSLSSADLLNRDEPRRPSPKPGSEGHGSAPIDDFPTAVEWLMVTRSDPGGSVPRFLIEKGTPPGIVGDAGKFLKWVTAKAMQGFPDPNAVVEPQETELPVLDKEKSATIPNIPTANVDPVDEHPSQDDMMPSSNGLYGMLAGAIGAASSYLPTGLLKTWGTGSDMASTDESTYEAHRIEEEHRDDESDTSSIRSFASALERSVTAENKSPDSITESQSETSRSNPPQTQGDKELKKLEQRRKKLDEKVARLHERRQSKLQGEKEKDAATLAKMREKHEKEVAKQEEKYRREIKKLEEKREAEQRKAEERRRKALEREEKNNLSLELERVRAERDLARRQIEILEGQVGELQAQNTMLVRKLGKMGLVDRSDSTASLKSLKRAGTGIETS